One region of Nitrospirota bacterium genomic DNA includes:
- the gspN gene encoding type II secretion system protein GspN: protein MLKKLIIVLLLLSFIVTGVWYAGIPDRWAAERIEGLLQGGRIRTELLGFKKTPFFGFRIEEVRIRHNRRQLLSIEGVSGRIDPISLLLFGVKVSFTGHLSGGTIAGEALLKRDGIRAAIDIRSARLEGLDLLADSAIRGKGSLDMTGVMDRGEGDLYFEVKNMALKDIRKGGLYIPLKSFNHMKGAGSFKGENFRIDAVSMEGDHIYGRLRNCMLEKGYFEGTLEVVAEPGFPEESLVLLEPYKESPGYYAIPLKGKVRDIL, encoded by the coding sequence ATGCTGAAAAAATTGATTATCGTACTGCTGCTTCTGTCTTTCATTGTAACAGGTGTCTGGTATGCCGGGATCCCCGACAGGTGGGCGGCCGAGAGGATTGAGGGCTTGCTGCAGGGGGGCAGGATAAGGACGGAACTGCTTGGGTTTAAGAAGACCCCGTTCTTTGGTTTTAGGATAGAGGAAGTCAGGATAAGGCACAACAGGAGACAACTCCTGAGCATAGAAGGGGTTTCCGGAAGGATTGACCCCATAAGCCTTCTCCTCTTCGGGGTAAAGGTTTCATTTACAGGTCACCTCTCAGGCGGTACAATTGCCGGCGAGGCGTTGTTGAAAAGGGACGGCATCAGGGCGGCGATTGATATCCGCTCAGCAAGGCTTGAGGGCCTGGACCTGTTGGCTGACTCGGCAATCAGGGGAAAGGGGAGCCTGGATATGACAGGAGTTATGGATAGAGGGGAGGGGGACCTGTATTTTGAGGTCAAAAACATGGCCCTGAAAGATATACGTAAGGGTGGACTGTACATACCACTGAAGTCTTTTAATCATATGAAGGGGGCTGGTTCGTTTAAGGGTGAGAACTTCCGGATTGATGCTGTGAGTATGGAGGGTGACCACATATATGGCAGACTCAGGAATTGTATGTTGGAAAAGGGCTATTTTGAGGGGACCCTGGAGGTAGTGGCTGAGCCTGGGTTTCCCGAAGAGTCTCTTGTATTGCTGGAGCCCTATAAAGAGTCCCCGGGGTATTATGCGATACCCTTAAAAGGCAAGGTGAGGGATATCCTCTGA
- a CDS encoding DUF2914 domain-containing protein, with protein MTQIIKKQDKKGDKNMLWNKILPVMALMLALFFPTKVTAQEEPLKAAEAVIATSVENLVPQGVSDTFPSSVKKLYAFTRITGATKDTIIWHLWFYGDKLMAEVKLPVKSVNWRTYSSKRIFPGWTGEWRVDITNEDGLLLKTLYFTIE; from the coding sequence ATGACTCAGATTATAAAAAAACAGGACAAGAAAGGAGACAAAAACATGTTATGGAACAAGATATTACCGGTTATGGCCCTGATGCTGGCCCTGTTCTTTCCCACCAAAGTCACGGCCCAGGAGGAACCCTTGAAGGCCGCTGAGGCTGTCATTGCCACCTCGGTGGAAAACCTCGTACCCCAGGGGGTGTCGGATACATTTCCAAGCTCTGTTAAAAAACTCTATGCCTTCACCAGGATTACCGGAGCCACAAAAGATACCATCATCTGGCATCTATGGTTCTACGGCGACAAGCTGATGGCGGAAGTCAAACTCCCGGTCAAATCCGTAAACTGGAGGACCTACAGCAGCAAGCGTATCTTCCCCGGATGGACAGGCGAGTGGAGGGTTGATATCACTAATGAAGACGGATTGCTGCTCAAAACCCTCTATTTTACGATAGAATAA